A single genomic interval of Brevibacillus brevis harbors:
- a CDS encoding Gfo/Idh/MocA family protein, which produces MSVRVGMIGVGGIGQHHLKGLLTDERVKVVAVCDVNQEAVAETAERIGAHGYTSWRELVEAEVLDALFVCVPPFAHEEIEETASAKGIHLFVEKPIGLDIQKVNEKQAAIEKAGIITATGYCLRYLDIVQEVKAYLEGKSIALVRGHYLTKFVTTPWWREMGKSGGQLVEQATHTLDMMRYLAGDIEKVYAQMALLVSRDIPNIDIPDVTSISMVFQSGALGHLDTCFIQPDHRTNVEILGKDFRVMIDGKQLSIMDEQGERTKASTVDMYVEQDRAFITAILSGDRSLILSPYESARKTLEVTLAANQSAQEGKPVTILRKGE; this is translated from the coding sequence ATGAGTGTACGTGTTGGCATGATCGGCGTAGGTGGAATCGGGCAGCATCATTTGAAAGGCTTGTTGACCGACGAAAGGGTAAAGGTCGTTGCAGTATGCGACGTGAACCAAGAGGCGGTTGCAGAGACTGCTGAGCGCATTGGTGCGCATGGCTACACCTCTTGGCGTGAGCTAGTAGAGGCAGAAGTGCTGGATGCTTTGTTTGTGTGCGTCCCCCCTTTTGCGCATGAAGAGATTGAGGAAACGGCATCGGCGAAAGGCATTCATCTGTTTGTGGAAAAGCCAATTGGGCTGGACATACAAAAAGTGAACGAAAAGCAAGCAGCGATTGAAAAAGCGGGGATTATTACCGCGACTGGCTATTGCCTGCGCTATCTCGATATCGTGCAGGAAGTGAAAGCGTACTTGGAGGGCAAGTCGATTGCACTCGTCCGCGGCCACTATTTGACCAAGTTCGTCACGACACCTTGGTGGAGGGAAATGGGCAAGTCAGGTGGACAGCTTGTCGAGCAGGCGACACATACACTGGACATGATGCGGTATTTGGCAGGAGATATCGAGAAGGTCTATGCGCAGATGGCCTTGCTCGTCTCGCGTGACATTCCAAACATCGATATTCCAGACGTGACTTCCATTAGTATGGTGTTTCAGTCAGGGGCACTAGGACATCTGGATACGTGCTTCATCCAGCCGGACCACCGTACGAATGTAGAAATCTTGGGCAAAGATTTCCGCGTCATGATTGACGGAAAGCAATTATCGATCATGGATGAGCAGGGAGAACGTACAAAAGCGAGCACGGTGGATATGTACGTGGAGCAAGATCGGGCGTTTATCACAGCGATTTTGTCAGGGGATCGCAGCTTGATTCTGTCGCCGTATGAATCAGCGAGAAAGACGCTAGAAGTAACGTTGGCAGCGAATCAATCGGCACAAGAAGGGAAGCCTGTCACTATTTTGAGAAAAGGGGAGTGA
- a CDS encoding sugar phosphate isomerase/epimerase family protein, translating into MAFQKGINAWCFPKETSVQEMFRQAKAHGYQGVELNLDEGDAPFHLEMTEGEWKGLADEARELGLELPSVSTALLWKYPLTHHEEKVREQGIRVVEKMIEAASIFGSRTVLVVPGLVTAEVSYDTAYERAREALQRLAKKAEQHQVYIGVENVWNKFLLSPLEMARLIDEVDSPWVGAYFDVGNVLQFGFPEQWIRILGKRIQAIHVKDFKTTTGNITGFVPLLAGDIPWNRVVEALREIGYDGYIIPEISPYSQLPEQLIAHTSQALDAIFQS; encoded by the coding sequence ATGGCTTTTCAAAAGGGAATCAATGCGTGGTGCTTCCCAAAGGAAACGAGCGTGCAAGAAATGTTTCGTCAAGCGAAAGCGCATGGCTATCAAGGGGTAGAACTGAATTTGGACGAGGGAGATGCTCCTTTTCATCTAGAGATGACAGAGGGAGAATGGAAGGGCTTGGCGGACGAGGCTCGCGAGCTCGGTTTGGAGCTGCCAAGCGTCTCTACTGCCCTTTTATGGAAATATCCGTTGACACACCATGAGGAAAAGGTCCGCGAACAAGGCATCCGTGTTGTCGAGAAAATGATAGAGGCGGCAAGCATTTTTGGCTCACGGACCGTCCTCGTCGTCCCAGGTCTCGTAACAGCAGAGGTGTCGTATGATACGGCCTACGAGCGGGCGCGTGAAGCATTGCAGCGCTTGGCGAAAAAGGCCGAGCAGCATCAGGTATACATCGGGGTAGAAAACGTGTGGAACAAGTTTTTGCTCAGTCCGCTGGAGATGGCCCGCTTGATCGATGAAGTAGACAGTCCTTGGGTAGGCGCTTATTTTGATGTAGGCAACGTGCTGCAATTCGGTTTTCCTGAGCAATGGATTCGCATTTTGGGCAAGAGAATTCAAGCGATTCACGTCAAAGATTTCAAGACGACGACAGGCAACATCACAGGGTTCGTGCCGCTGCTCGCTGGCGATATTCCATGGAACCGCGTGGTGGAAGCGTTGCGTGAGATCGGGTATGACGGCTACATCATCCCGGAAATCTCGCCTTACAGCCAGTTGCCTGAGCAATTGATCGCGCATACGTCCCAGGCATTGGACGCCATTTTTCAATCGTGA
- a CDS encoding ROK family protein has product MNQDKPYAIGIDLGGTKIMAAIVDQHGNILRQVNAATQTEEAAQAVIGRIGDLVQTVLDDSGINLSRIRGIGIATAGIIDTQRQMVIFASNLNWSDVPIGEMLQERFGVAVQLINDANAAAVAEWAFGSARGTKDLIYVTVSTGVGAGIISGGRLITGVGDSAGEFGHISLDPEGPLCMCGNRGCLENYTSGLALASRAREQLLQGATSSLLVENGNDVSRITAREVGEAAVRGDLLSMTLMKEAGYYLGVGLTNLIHLFNPQVIVIGGGVMKNGQLLLAEAKNVIRERSISRMANQVSLQLTTIGAEAGVLGAAGMYYPSEREMVEV; this is encoded by the coding sequence ATGAATCAAGACAAACCATATGCCATCGGGATTGATCTGGGCGGCACGAAGATCATGGCCGCGATCGTCGACCAGCATGGCAACATCCTCAGGCAGGTGAACGCAGCGACCCAAACAGAAGAGGCAGCTCAGGCAGTCATCGGTCGTATCGGTGATTTGGTGCAAACTGTCTTGGACGATAGCGGCATCAATCTCTCTCGCATTCGCGGGATCGGGATTGCAACTGCGGGAATAATTGATACGCAGCGCCAAATGGTCATTTTTGCGAGTAACTTAAACTGGAGCGATGTGCCGATCGGCGAAATGCTTCAGGAGCGGTTTGGCGTAGCCGTGCAATTGATCAATGATGCCAATGCAGCAGCGGTAGCAGAATGGGCGTTTGGAAGTGCACGAGGCACGAAAGACTTGATCTATGTAACAGTCAGTACGGGTGTTGGTGCTGGCATTATTAGTGGAGGACGGCTGATTACAGGTGTTGGCGATAGTGCTGGGGAGTTCGGACATATTTCGCTTGATCCCGAAGGACCGCTGTGCATGTGCGGGAATAGAGGATGCCTGGAAAATTACACGTCTGGGCTGGCTTTGGCAAGTAGAGCCAGGGAACAGCTTCTACAGGGTGCTACCAGCTCGTTGCTCGTTGAAAATGGGAATGACGTGAGCAGGATAACGGCTAGAGAGGTAGGCGAGGCAGCGGTTCGTGGAGATTTACTCAGCATGACTTTGATGAAGGAAGCAGGTTATTATCTCGGGGTCGGACTGACCAATCTGATTCATCTGTTCAATCCGCAGGTGATTGTCATTGGTGGCGGTGTGATGAAGAATGGACAACTGCTGCTTGCAGAAGCGAAGAACGTCATTCGCGAGCGCTCTATCTCCCGGATGGCAAACCAAGTGAGCCTCCAGTTGACGACAATCGGAGCGGAGGCAGGTGTGCTCGGTGCAGCAGGCATGTATTATCCGTCCGAGCGTGAAATGGTTGAGGTTTAA
- the cysK gene encoding cysteine synthase A, whose protein sequence is MSVYQNITELIGNTPIVRLRRMVPEGAAEVFVKLEKFNPSGSVKDRAAYNLILTAEQAGLIQPGDTIIEPTSGNTGIGLAMNAAAKGYRAILVMPDNMSKERINILKAYGAEVVLTPSELRMPGAIAKAQELQKEIPRSFIPQQFENQANPDIHRTTTAKEIFAQTNGRLDAFVATAGTGGTITGTGEALREKLPELYIAVVEPKGSPVLSGGKPGPHKLVGTSPGFVPQILNTSIYNEIIQIADEDALQSMRQLAALEGILVGPSSGASVFAAITIAKRLGVGKRVVCIAPDTGERYLSMNLF, encoded by the coding sequence ATGAGCGTCTACCAGAACATTACCGAATTGATTGGAAATACGCCGATTGTTCGACTGAGGCGCATGGTTCCTGAAGGAGCAGCAGAAGTTTTTGTGAAGCTGGAGAAATTCAATCCGTCCGGAAGTGTGAAGGACCGCGCTGCCTACAATCTGATTTTGACGGCTGAGCAAGCGGGACTAATCCAACCAGGGGATACGATCATAGAGCCGACGAGCGGCAATACGGGAATCGGCTTGGCGATGAATGCCGCCGCAAAAGGCTACCGCGCGATTTTGGTCATGCCTGACAATATGTCGAAGGAACGGATCAATATATTGAAAGCGTATGGGGCAGAGGTTGTATTGACCCCGAGCGAGCTGAGAATGCCAGGGGCGATTGCCAAAGCGCAGGAACTGCAAAAAGAGATTCCGCGCAGCTTTATTCCTCAGCAATTCGAGAATCAGGCGAACCCGGATATCCATCGAACGACGACAGCAAAGGAAATTTTTGCGCAAACGAATGGTCGACTGGATGCGTTTGTCGCCACAGCCGGAACGGGTGGAACGATTACAGGGACAGGCGAAGCATTGCGGGAAAAGCTCCCGGAGCTGTATATCGCTGTCGTCGAACCAAAAGGGTCCCCGGTATTGTCTGGTGGAAAGCCTGGACCACATAAACTGGTCGGCACGAGCCCTGGTTTTGTTCCACAAATCCTCAATACAAGCATTTATAATGAAATCATACAAATTGCAGACGAAGACGCCCTACAAAGCATGCGGCAGCTTGCTGCGTTGGAAGGGATTCTCGTCGGCCCTTCATCGGGTGCCTCGGTCTTTGCTGCCATTACGATTGCCAAAAGGCTGGGAGTGGGTAAGCGGGTCGTGTGCATTGCGCCTGACACGGGGGAGCGGTATTTGAGTATGAATCTTTTCTAA